A section of the Drosophila sechellia strain sech25 chromosome 3L, ASM438219v1, whole genome shotgun sequence genome encodes:
- the LOC6604937 gene encoding uncharacterized protein LOC6604937, producing MLHLQLTLLSCLLVLANCKIQKQAPTNSWRDMLFGSKWLTPAPRWRESKFLPIFALVPIGPGSCSAPSGEQGNCIPSKDCVLRNGIPAGPCGGGYGVCCIFLQTCGGVIRENSTYFVNPNHPDVYDGTGSCQVTVQKLHPDICQLRLDLDMFSIAPPEAANHLCNQDQLLISGGSPTPTICGSSTGDHMYIDAGLGQSNPIVLSVITSGSFPRLWRIRVTQIHCGSISRADQGCLQYYTAISGRVRSFNYNTVGGRQLSNQDYSICIRNERNFCGIQYNACPDLENNRSRSFTLTGNSNNPVATMVGGGGGMPPNLNGCTSDWLLIGCIRSADRIPPLPGCEDRVCGGTFSAEAGMLAKTVQSSVRPFRLYFHTDGVEAPNDIDNRGFCLDYVQQPCTNGF from the exons ATGTTGCATCTGCAACTGACTCTGCTCTCCTGCCTCCTGGTCCTGGCCAACTGTAAAATCCAGAAACAGGCTCCAACAAACAGTTGGCGCGATATGCTTTTCGGCAGCAAGTGGCTAACTCCTGCACCACGTTGGCGCGAATCCAAAT TTTTGCCCATTTTCGCCCTGGTGCCCATCGGTCCTGGCAGCTGTTCAGCGCCCTCGGGCGAACAGGGAAATTGCATTCCCAGCAAGGATTGTGTGCTGCGGAACGGCATCCCGGCCGGTCCTTGTGGCGGCGGCTATGGCGTCTGCTGCATCT TTCTTCAGACGTGCGGCGGTGTCATACGCGAGAATTCCACATACTTTGTGAATCCCAATCACCCGGATGTCTACGACGGCACCGGAAGCTGTCAGGTAACCGTGCAAAAACTGCATCCGGACATCTGTCAGCTTCGCTTAGATCTGGATATGTTCTCGATAGCTCCGCCAGAGGCAGCCAATCATCTGTGCAACCAGGATCAGTTGCTCATATCGGGCGGCAGTCCCACGCCCACCATTTGTGGCAGTTCAACGGGAGATCACA TGTACATTGACGCGGGCCTTGGCCAGAGCAACCCGATTGTTTTGTCGGTGATCACCAGCGGAAGTTTTCCGCGTCTATGGCGCATCCGCGTCACCCAAATCCACTGTGGAAGCATCAGTCGAGCAGACCAAGGCTGTCTGCAGTACTATACGGCAATTAGTGGGCGTGTGCGCAGCTTTAATTACAACACGGTGGGTGGAAGACAACTCTCCAATCAGGACTACAGCATTTGCATCCGGAACGAGCGGAACTTTTGTGGCATTCAGTACAACGCATGTCCGGATCTGGAGAACAACAGATCCAGATCGTTCACACTCACTGGCAACTCCAACAATCCGGTGGCCAcgatggtgggtggtggtggtggcatgCCACCAAACCTAAACGGTTGCACAAGCGATTGGCTACTGATTGGCTGCATTCGATCGGCGGACCGGATTCCTCCTCTGCCAGGATGCGAGGATCGCGTCTGTGGAGGCACTTTTAGTGCGGAAGCCGGAATGCTTGCCAAAACAGTGCAAT CAAGTGTTCGTCCATTCCGGCTTTATTTCCACACGGACGGAGTAGAAGCGCCCAATGATATAGACAACCGTGGATTTTGCCTTGATTATGTTCAGCAACCATGCACAAATGGTTTTTAG
- the LOC6604939 gene encoding cell wall integrity and stress response component 4, with protein MKAFMLTVLLSALVAPAIVSAACGQCVDAHSCISESEFQLCYDGVRDQTINYTCPASKPICTTYGIICMPNGTNIERGCGDVSNCAVCSESTTFACTSRTTFAVCNGDVVSANSFDCAEDFVCSVKNAVSGRPCVSRCDSSDSDICDRVLEPDVQTTTTSVTPTVTTPLTPTETTTDPSTVTTDSSTGSTGDTSTGSSSVTSSDTPTDSTVTVTDSGSTTQSTATTPAFNENTYCQEINSTGRYPIPNDTVCTSYIYCILRSGSWTGLLYNCKVQRPYFDADIFSCGTVKPSYAGCTNLV; from the exons ATGAAAGCGTTCATGTTGACCGTGCTACTGAGTGCTCTTGTGGCACCGGCGATTGTCAGTGCCGCATGTGGCCAGTGTGTGGATGCGCACAGTTGCATCAGTGAATCGGAGTTCCAGTTGTGCTACGATG GTGTCCGGGACCAGACTATCAACTACACCTGCCCCGCATCGAAACCCATTTGCACAACCTACGGGATTATTTGTATGCCCAACGGCACGAATATAGAACGCGGCTGTGGTGATGTCTCCAATTGCGCTGTTTGCTCAGAATCCACAACTTTTGCCTGTACTTCAAGGACCACATTTGCTGTTTGCAACGGTGATGTTGTTTCCGCCAATAGTTTCGACTGTGCAGAAGATTTTGTATGCAGTGTTAAAAATGCAGTCAGCGGAAGGCCTTGTGTTTCCCGGTGCGACTCTTCCGACTCAGATATTTGTGATCGAGTTTTGGAACCCGATGTGCAAACCACCACTACATCAGTGACTCCTACTGTCACAACCCCTCTCACACCCACTGAGACTACCACAGACCCATCCACAGTCACCACTGATTCATCGACAGGATCGACTGGGGATACCTCCACTGGATCGTCTTCCGTAACTTCGTCGGACACACCAACGGACAGCACCGTGACTGTTACTGATTCAGGAAGCACTACCCAAAGTACTGCAACAACTCCAGCCTTCAATGAAAACACCTATTGCCAAGAGATCAACTCAACGGGTCGCTATCCCATACCCAATGACACAGTGTGCACTAG CTACATCTATTGTATTCTCAGGAGTGGAAGCTGGACAGGATTGCTCTATAATTGCAAAGTGCAGAGACCCTATTTCGATGCTGATATCTTCAGCTGTGGTACTGTGAAACCATCTTATGCCGGATGCACTAATTTAGTCTAA
- the LOC6604938 gene encoding uncharacterized protein LOC6604938, translating into MQQSQILRNLCLIVVVSSMAVMVQGVCNSCQANNVKCLNETHYSFCSDNVAPNQVLQCPDNKVCTDLAIICMDSSIVDSSCSGDADGSCPTCDGNSMFVCTSRTTFQMCDGTNLTGQVTKCKDNKICSIKSGKYCVDLCEVGDSVECDRESPL; encoded by the exons ATGCAGCAATCCCAAATCCTAAGAAATCTA TGCCTCATTGTGGTTGTAAGCTCGATGGCAGTTATGGTCCAAGGAGTGTGCAACAGTTGCCAAGCCAACAATGTGAAATGTCTGAATGAAACACACTATAGCTTCTGCTCCGATAATGTGGCGCCCAATCAGGTCCTTCAGTGTCCGGATAACAAGGTCTGCACCGACCTGGCCATCATCTGCATGGACAGCAGTATAGTGGATAGCTCCTGCTCAGGCGATGCCGATGGATCCTGCCCCACCTGCGATGGAAACAGTATGTTCGTCTGCACCAGTCGCACCACCTTCCAGATGTGCGATGGCACCAACCTAACTGGCCAGGTCACCAAGTGCAAGGACAACAAGATCTGCTCGATTAAGTCGGGCAAATACTGCGTGGACCTCTGCGAAGTGGGTGATTCCGTCGAATGCGACAGAGAGAGTCCTCTATAG
- the LOC6604944 gene encoding LOW QUALITY PROTEIN: uncharacterized protein LOC6604944 (The sequence of the model RefSeq protein was modified relative to this genomic sequence to represent the inferred CDS: inserted 2 bases in 1 codon; deleted 1 base in 1 codon): MLRCLILLALGVFVGIRILGIRVDCNVCASVSNVACISNTSYQFCSGSALPAGPVYTCPTGYYCTANDETCNTDVAQRSCIGCGTCDSGNTFACLTARTFALCLGTSTPSQIVGSCGXCDFNNPWICGSPAAGSQATCPGDSSGTGLDVSATTPTTYCSISDLAIWSSKFVFLPNCNSTSSFA, translated from the exons ATGCTGCGCTGTTTGATCTTGCTGGCACTTGGAGTTTTCGTGGGGATCCGTATTCTCGGTATCCGTGTGGATTGCAATGTGTGTGCCTCCGTGAGCAATGTGGCCTGTATATCGAACACCTCGTATCAATTCTGCTCCGGCAGCGCATTACCTGCTGGTCCCGTTTACACGTGTCCCACGGGTTATTATTGCACCGCAAATGACGAAACGTGCAATACAGACGTGGCCCAAAGATCCTGTATAGGGTGTGGCACCTGCGATAGTGGCAACACTTTTGCCTGCCTCACCGCAAGGACATTTGCCCTGTGCCTGGGAACATCGACTCCTTCCCAGATCGTCGGAAGTTGTGG CTGTGATTTCAATAATCCGTGG ATTTGTGGTAGTCCAGCGGCAGGATCACAGGCCACTTGTCCAGGCGACAGTAGTGGTACTGGTCTGGATGTCTCGGCAACAACACCCACCACCTATTGTTCCATCTCAGACCTTGCAATTTGGTCTTCCAAATTTGTCTTCCTTCCCAATTGCAATTCAACAAGTTCGTTTGCTTAA
- the LOC6604943 gene encoding uncharacterized protein LOC6604943: MQRQLLFLGFWWATLVKFSQAECNICSSESNVACVSKNQYQNCSANAIPTGTVYTCPNNTFCTGLPEKCTSNEAVASCNECRKCDGIIPFACTSPTTFALCNAVNEIASTEYPCSTGEVCLSQIGNPCVASPNGTSASCSYYALIDDLCIQKSSTGRFPYPNDLSCLKYVHCFRKGSTWSGNSWQCPSSKPYFSASTSTCVATKPSTCA; encoded by the exons ATGCAACGGCAGCTGCTCTTTTTGGGATTTTGGTGGGCCACTCTAGTGAAATTTAGCCAGGCCGAGTGCAATATCTGTTCCTCTGAGAGCAATGTAGCCTGCGTGTCCAAAAATCAGTACCAAAACTGCTCGGCAAACGCTATTCCTACAGGTACCGTGTATACATGTCcgaataatacattttgtacGGGATTGCCAGAGAAATGCACTTCCAACGAGGCTGTTGCATCCTGCAATGAGTGCAGAAAGTGTGACGGAATTATACCATTCGCCTGTACTAGTCCAACaacttttgcactttgcaATGCTGTGAATGAAATTGCAAGCACCGAATATCCCTGTTCGACTGGAGAGGTGTGTCTATCCCAAATTGGCAATCCTTGTGTGGCCTCACCAAACGGCACAAGTGCCTCGTGTTCCTACTACGCCTTAATAGATGATTTGTGTATCCAAAAGAGCTCCACGGGTCGCTTTCCTTATCCCAATGATTTAAGTTGCCTTAA ATATGTGCACTGTTTCCGCAAGGGCTCAACCTGGTCCGGTAATTCCTGGCAGTGTCCTTCAAGTAAACCCTACTTCAGTGCCAGCACTTCTACTTGTGTAGCGACTAAACCGTCAACATGTGCCTAG
- the LOC6604942 gene encoding mucin-5AC, with protein MSPNRVWLPLGLPLLLFLLGCLVPSTRGTCNVCNAVNNLTCYSSTQMQPCQVDVLSTATPTDCPSGYVCVSGSSGVLCQQEDSASDGQADCQECNRCDETQTFACTGTQSFALCLGTDTVQDSVGTCASGYVCNINDTQICGLPADGVMPTCSYTDDSTTTTVSSTTSSTTAAPPSTSSASIYCAAVQSQGKYAVGYNAYTTCRQYIYCTLVGGSWIGQTYTCPGSMYFDSASEMCVSPMPSTCSTTASTTSTTTAAPTTSNPEAYCQAMQSAGYYPVGTDSSTTCHQYIDCFLNGGTWGGNMYTCPGSLYYDSASRTCVSTLPSTCSTTVASLTLNGVVLD; from the exons ATGTCGCCTAACCGTGTTTGGTTGCCACTTGgcctgccgctgctgcttttCCTGCTCGGTTGCCTTGTGCCCTCGACTCGTGGCACCTGCAACGTCTGCAACGCCGTCAACAATCTGACCTGCTACTCCTCGACCCAGATGCAGCCCTGCCAGGTGGACGTCCTGtccacggccacgcccaccgatTGCCCCAGCGGCTATGTCTGCGTCAGCGGCTCGAGCGGTGTGCTCTGCCAGCAGGAGGACTCGGCATCCGACGGTCAGGCGGACTGCCAGGAGTGCAACAGGTGCGATGAGACCCAGACGTTCGCCTGCACCGGAACCCAGAGCTTCGCCCTCTGCCTGGGCACAGATACCGTCCAGGATTCGGTGGGCACCTGTGCCTCCGGTTATGTGTGCAACATCAACGACACCCAGATATGCGGTCTGCCAGCGGATGGG GTGATGCCGACCTGTTCGTATACCGATGACTCAACCACAACCACAGTGAGCAGCACCACTAGCTCCACCACAGCGGCACCACCGTCCACCAGCTCGGCATCCATTTACTGTGCGGCGGTTCAGTCGCAGGGAAAATACGCGGTCGGATATAACGCGTATACGACCTGTCGCCAGTATATCTACTGCACTCTGGTTGGCGGAAGTTGGATTGGCCAGACCTATACTTGTCCGGGATCCATGTACTTCGACAGTGCCTCCGAGATGTGTGTGTCCCCCATGCCGTCCACCTGTTCCACCACTGCAAGCACGACTTCCACGACGACTGCGGCACCCACGACCAGTAATCCGGAGGCATATTGCCAGGCGATGCAGTCGGCGGGCTACTACCCGGTGGGTACGGATTCCAGCACCACGTGTCATCAGTACATCGACTGTTTTCTGAACGGAGGCACTTGGGGTGGCAATATGTACACATGTCCCGGTAGCCTCTACTACGACAGTGCCAGCAGAACCTGTGTCTCCACCTTACCGTCTACATGCTCCACCACAGTGGCCAGTTTGACCCTCAATGGAGTGGTTTTAGATTAA
- the LOC6604940 gene encoding uncharacterized protein LOC6604940 yields the protein MQYTQLLRVLCSIVIISYMAVLVLGDTKCNVCQPNNVKCLNETHFSFCADAVPSDQVIKCPDGQVCTSLLKICFPKGATEASCTPDAEISCPPCSGSSLFVCTSRTTFQMCDEGKLIGQATKCKDNTFCSMKSNKYCVDRCEITKSESGFECDRESPLDVLKNKSPKY from the exons ATGCAGTACACTCAGCTTCTGAGAGTTTTG TGCTCCATCGTGATCATATCCTATATGGCAGTCCTTGTTCTCGGGGACACGAAATGCAATGTGTGTCAGCCAAATAATGTCAAGTGCCTGAACGAGACCCACTTTAGTTTTTGCGCGGACGCCGTTCCGTCGGATCAGGTTATCAAGTGTCCCGACGGCCAGGTTTGCACCAGCCTCCTGAAGATCTGCTTTCCCAAGGGAGCGACTGAAGCTTCCTGCACCCCAGATGCCGAAATATCGTGTCCTCCCTGCAGTGGATCAAGTCTATTCGTTTGCACCAGCCGCACCACCTTCCAAATGTGTGATGAAGGCAAGCTCATCGGCCAAGCAACGAAGTGCAAGGATAACACTTTCTGTTCcatgaaatcaaataaatattgtgtGGATCGGTGTGAAATAACAAAATCTGAAAGTGGATTCGAGTGCGACAGAGAGTCCCCCTTGGatgtattaaaaaataaatcaccAAAATACTAA
- the LOC6604941 gene encoding uncharacterized protein LOC6604941 produces MSQRMENVVKGLVMVVLALMVAQTVSDCNVCQSNQVACINSTSFYLCFGDGTPHRDQVYHCLEGFDCTNLTAICVQKSSQRPPSCGDTSQCGQCNANRNYLFACQSRGIFQMCYGATRPTGKFGYCPTGTVCDASSTSICVPEVEGQTLTCDINDELVDTTTPAPVTTETTGGTTESTTESSTDSTVTTETTTVTPLTPAQMCAQRNATGLFPVIPADPYCQRYISCYFQKNVLSKSAEYNCPTDSWFVAQTQSCVYVNPGYCL; encoded by the exons ATGTCCCAAAGAATGGAAAATGTAGTGAAAGGACTAGTGATG GTGGTTCTAGCTTTAATGGTGGCACAAACGGTGTCCGATTGCAATGTCTGTCAATCAAATCAAGTGGCCTGCATAAACTCCACGTCCTTTTACTTGTGTTTTGGAG ATGGAACCCCACATCGGGATCAAGTATACCATTGCCTAGAAGGATTCGACTGCACCAATCTCACAGCGATTTGTGTTCAGAAGAGCAGCCAGCGGCCTCCAAGTTGCGGGGATACCTCTCAATGTGGCCAATGCAATGCCAATCGGAATTATCTATTCGCCTGCCAGAGTCGTGGAATCTTTCAGATGTGCTATGGAGCCACTAGACCCACTGGGAAATTTGGTTACTGCCCCACGGGTACGGTTTGTGATGCCAGTAGTACTTCGATTTGTGTGCCTGAGGTCGAGGGTCAAACGCTGACCTGTGACATAAATGACGAACTGGTGGACACCACCACTCCAGCGCCCGTGACCACCGAAACTACTGGCGGTACCACTGAGAGCACTACTGAAAGCAGTACCGATTCAACTGTAACCACCGAGACCACTACAGTGACGCCTCTAACTCCTGCCCAGATGTGCGCCCAAAGGAATGCCACTGGTCTTTTTCCCGTCATTCCTGCGGATCCCTATTGCCAGCG CTACATTAGTTGCTACTTTCAAAAGAATGTTCTTAGCAAATCTGCGGAATACAACTGTCCCACGGATTCCTGGTTTGTTGCTCAAACTCAGAGTTGCGTCTACGTAAATCCCGGCTACTGTCTTTAA
- the LOC6604936 gene encoding acyl-CoA-binding protein produces MIIIAILEKTKAFSKKPPTEVYLEFYGLYKQFQEGDINIEKPADAEGAAKYDAWQSRKGLSVDDAKAAYVALYEKYNPIYG; encoded by the exons ATGATTA TAATCGCTATCCTCGAGAAGACCAAGGCCTTCAGCAAGAAGCCCCCAACGGAGGTGTACCTGGAGTTCTACGGCCTGTACAAGCAGTTCCAGGAGGGCGACATCAACATTGAGAAGCCCGCCGATGCCGAGGGTGCTGCTAAGTACGATGCCTGGCAGAGCCGCAAGGGACTGTCCGTCGATGACGCCAAGGCCGCCTACGTCGCTCTGTACGAGAAGTACAACCCCATCTACGGATAA